The window CGTCTATCCAACGTCACCACTCTACCTCATTGCTGCCTCTTGCACATCTGTTGAGTATGCAATTTTGCACACAAATTTCAGACATTCTATATAACAGTCTATATTTATACATACTGATTTATATACAaatcttgttatttttgttattcttgCACTGAAATGGTGATTCTTCAATTTCATTGTACAATGGACAATGAAAATAAcagcaaatctaatctaatctaacaCTTCCCATAAAGGACTGGGCAGCTTTCTTTGACATTGCTTCGTCACGGGCCAAAAGAAATCCGGGCCCCCGCTTAAGGCAGGAGACGTTTGATCATGCTCACACTCTTATTGTGGCTCAACTAGCAGACCTCACtaaagatgctgctgctgctgcaccccCACAAGAGGAGGATCCAGCTGAAGGCCACCCCAGACCACCACATGTTGCAGCAACAACTGATCTTTTGGACGTGCAACCACTGCTCACGGAGGCCTGAAGCTCAGCCCCCACCACTGCAGCACCACAGAGGACCACAGGCACGATCCAGGTGAGAGCAGAAATACACCCTCCACCAAGAAATGCCACACCATCCCACAATTCAGTGGGCACATGATGACAGAACCTCCACAAGATGATTGGCTCTTGGACTTCATCCTGCACCAGCCATCGCCTGACAGCCCCCCGGAGGTCTCGTATCACAACTGAAAGAGCATTTTCCCCAGAGGAGGAGGACTCCACTGATGAAGGAACCAGCTACGTTGGAGCTTCATCACCTCCAAGTCACATCAGTGAGATCCTGCTGCACCTCATTCCAACATAGTCCTGGAAGGGCCTCACCTCCACCCAGCTCTGCACCTGCCAAAAAGACCCAGGCAAAGCTGAAGCACCTCCCAGCTTTCTCCACAGTTGGACTGATGTCCAGTGTGCAGACTCGACTTTGACTGGACAACCCTGAGGACAGCCTCTCTTCCCCGTTTGCACGGGTTCCTGCAAAGAAGGTGTGTGAACCCACCAGACATCCCACCACACCCAGAAAGCTGCAGGAATGGGAGAAGAACATCATTCTGGGAGACTCCAACATCTGCTGCTTCCTCGCATGTATACTAGAAGACGTCCAGATCAACAGCTTCTCTGGCGCCAGATGGAACCATGCAGAGTTCCTGCTCCAGAACGCCACCTGTGTGACAGCGGTGGCAATAACAGGTCGCAGAGGGACAGAAGAGCAGCACTCCTGGACGTCAGAAGGGCGCTTGAGGCGGCTCGGGAAAGTTTTCCTGATGCACAAATTTATGTTCCTGCCATTAACTTTTCCAAAGCTCTTCCAGAACAGGACAAGGTCACCCTCCAGACCAAAGAATACATCAGGACTCTGGATAACCACATCCCTCCACTCCCAGACAACCAGTTCTCCACCAATGGGGACAACATCCACTGGAGCCTGGACACAACCAGAGCTATGTTGCAGCACTGGTTGCAGGAGGTAAACTAAATATTCCCTTAAGCCTGCTTAGACAGGAAGGGAATGAGGGTGTCATTAATCTATGCAAGAGGTTTGTTCTTTCTGATGCACAACTCTCTACTCAGCAGAGGCTTAACCTTCGTCCCGACTAGAGGCCAAAACAGATATTCTAAAATTTTCAGTGCAGAAATCAAATCCAAGAATATCACAGacgatcaaaataaaaattatactataagacaaagaaatgtcaaaattcaaaacctttttttactccAAAATCAGAGTGGTCTCTTGCATTGGGTCAGCTCCCAACTGAGGTGCGCACACTCATCCAAAACGACATAGAACACTTTGAGCataatttcaaaagaaaatagcaAACCAACTTTAACCGAGGATGAAGAGAAAGCTTTGAAAGAGTTGTGCAGCAACATGAATATCGTCATCGAACCTGCTGATAAGGGAAGTGCAGTGGTCTTCATGGACAAAAACGATTATTTAAAGGAGGGCTACAGACAGTTGAATGATAAAACTATTACTCTAAGCCAGAAGAAACCCCATCTATATGGAAACAATCCCCTTAATTGAAAAAATTATCAACACCTTGTACAAAAACAAATTGATTAATGCTAAAAGAAATCATTTAATTGGCCCCCCCCTCAGCCAAGAGCTAGGCTCTTTTATACGCTCCGAAAAATTTACAAAGAACCACAGAAGTGGAGCGTACCTTTTCCGATCCCTCCAGGTAGACCTATAGTTTCTGACCGACAGTGAGGCCTTTGTCCACAAAACTATGACAGTGACATTCAAGACACATGTGATTTTATTGACAAAGTGAAACAACAGCTCATTCCACAGGATTCAATTCTATTCACTATGGATGTTGACAGTTTATACACAAACATAGACATAGTGGAGGGGATAAAGTCCATCAGAAGACATTTTCTGAAGTATCCTGATCACAGACAGTCTGAcaaggagctgctgcagctgttaGAAATCAACcttaaaagaaatatatttcacgtttaatgatgtttttttcttacaaatcaAACGGACTGCAATGGGTACGAAATTTGCACCGGCATATGCTAATATTTTTATGGCAGAATGGGAAACCACCATGCTATCCAGATATCTAGATGATATTTGGGGAGTATGGACTTATTCTGAGCGAGAGTTTGAGATGTTTCTGAGGACACTCAACAGTCACAATCCATCTATAAAAGTCACACATTTTCCATGGATTTTTTGGCCAAACAACATTTAAAGGGGATACTTTCCACATCACTCACCGATTGGacatcaaaggttttttttttcaaacccacagacacacatgctCTCCTACACAAACCCAGTTTTCATCCAAGACACACTTTTGCTGGATTAATCAAATCACAGCTCTTAAGATTTCACTGAATTAGCAGTCAGCCATCAGACTTCAGGCAGGCTACAAAAATATTATTCGCATCCCtggccactagagggcactctCGATCCTTCTAAAGAAAGTGCTTTAAATCCTTCCTTGTAACTAGACCCATCAATCTTTCACCCATCATGCCAGTAATTGTCACATATTCTCCATTCTCTCTGAAGCTGTTGACCCATCAGAACAAACTTCCAGAATCTCACTCAGGAGACAACAATTCTGAAATACCACAGAATCATCTCAGCTTTCAGAAGAAATCAGAATCTCTGATCACTTAGTGAAGGCGATAATCTTTTCCTCTAAACAAACATCATCTAGGAGTCACACACAGTTTTTCAGCCAAAAAGAGTGGCTCCAAAGCTTCCATAACCACAATGTTTACCCCTCACCATCAGGGGGCACTGTGTTTATTGAATCACCTGTACTAAATGTGGGTTGCAGTGTGTGGGGTAAACTCCATATCAGTAATTGAGACCAACCCCAGATGGACAACAGCTCGGAGACGCAGAGCTGAACGGATTTGGCTCACAAGACTTGAAACCACATTTCCAAAAGGGCTCAATCAAAAGTCCCCTTAACAATCGCAAAattcaaatttacatttatctGGTCCGATTCTTCAACCTCCATACCCCCTGCCCCCTCAATttcctaaccctaaccaaaattcatttagaaaaacttAATAAACACGTAAAATCCAAAAAGCAGGGAGGGAAATCAGTTTCCCCCAGATATATTAATTCATATTCATATAGGAGGAGGGAGGGTGACCTGGGGACTGGGTGTCAAGATGGCCTATGCATTAATTTTCAGCCGTATTCCCCCTAAAACtaacttcttttattttccacCAAGAATACATGAGAGCTTGATAAccttcaaaaaaatgaaacataattaAACAGATCTCAGAAATGTATGTTAAGAGAATCctgttattttaaacttttgcaaatATTGTGCTATTTACTATTTTACTTGTTGAATACTGTTCCCAGAaatatcagaaaataaatatgaaattgAACTAAACGTACCAATGGCGTCACCAAGTCATCCAAGCATTGAAGTGTTTGCTTCTCAGGAGCTCACCAACCCTCACCTGCACACCATCACCTAATTGAATACTTCTACCTACCTCCACCTACCTGGTGGGGTAGAACTCATGTTCTCTCTATACTGCCCCCTGCAGCTGTGGAGTTGATCCTACCTGGAACACACCAACTCAATGTCAggagcaaaagaaagaaaagaagtcaAGGGAAATAGTTTAATCTTAAAACTAACCCTGTGCCTGAGATTTGTTGATCAGCGTCTGCTGAACTTACTGTCCAAGAGGACGCTCAGAGGGGAACGAGCGTCTTCAGTCTGTGCACCGAAGCAGTGGACCTTTCCCACTGCCGCATTCGGCAGGCATCATCCATTTTTCACAAAACTTCTTAAAACCCATTCTCATTGCCAGGCCTTTCACACAGCATGAGACCCTGCTCTGCTGGTGTTTTACTCTTTTACTGCTTTGCTTTTATCTGGTATTTTCATGTCATTTATCTATACTTTTTCCATTTCGTCATTTTAaccttttagcttttatttttattgtgtttttaaactgaCCTCATTTCAAAGCACCACATGAATTATTAAAgcttaagtttaaaaaacaaaccataaGTGGCCAGAGTGACATCACATGACCAGTTCACTCCGACCTTGACAgatgactatgtcatcagctgaaGCTCTGCTGTGATGTCTCCTCTACTAAATATAGTTGTATTTATCTGTGATGTCCGTGTTTTCATCAACAGTGACCAAAAATGCATTACATGACTGGATTCTGTCTTCATTTGacgcccaagtctcctcagagatctTCTATCTTCCATTGCAATCCTTGACCTTTGTAttggcaaaggtcgactgctttttgggaacaagacttctgcagccttcagcattatttttttttacaagttcaccatctgaaaagggattggatgtttgctccaacttgtctgcaTTAAGAGAGCTGTCACTgatccatcactgacgtcacagCAGCTGCTGTAAATGCAGTCTCATATGTTGAGTCTCATTGTGGGCCCAAATATTAGATTCTTTGAGACCTGCAACCGGCTCATGACCTTATAAGCCGGGTGTGTTTCTGCTTATTTGTACAGCTAGCTGTTCAGATGGTGGGCCCACAGCAAACGTTAAGGACATttatcttttgaaaaaaatgcagttttacacaACCTGGTCAAataaaccccaaggtttctaactgtggaattggaggctatacttacatcatccagggagactatctgagcagacagagcatctctgaggtttttaggacctgcTATAATGACTTCAGTGCTTTCTGGGTCCAGAaggtcattaattgtcatccaggtcttgatgtctctgatgcaggcattcagtttcatAAATACTATTCTAACCAACCACTGGATAAATTGTTCGTGAAATAATGTGAAATAATTTCTAAATCCCATTATACCATAGCAATTGCAGCATTGTAAAACAACACGACATAAAACAAACCCGGTGTGGCtttgaaacatgttttattacaaaaatataaaacttatAAACAAAGGGAAGAAAAACAGGAGATGAGCAGATTCCTGTACAATGAATTGatcttgaatgttttttttttcaagcgtTTGTGTCCTGTATGTGCAGCTCAATAATCATGTTGTTCCTGTGACTCGTGCACTAGACAGGAAACCAATATACACCAGTTAAAACTGTTAAACAGTGTCACTATGACAACCGCACAGGAAGCTTCATCTCTTAAGAACACTGGAAATTGTCTAGGTGTAGATttgaaatgtatatatataaaaaacatagCAGCCAGTTAAGGAACTAGAAACCACTCTGATGACCTCTGAGTCACATGGCTTCAACAGAAACTTCAAGGACTGGTGAGATAAGCCAACCCTAAACCCAGAATCCAGCATTACACTGCATTTTTGACTAAATAAACCCCCCCCAAGCGTCTGCGCTGCAGCCGATTACTGTTCTGATAAGAAACTCAAATAATGCAACAGTGTTTACTTGAGGTAAATGATCTCAATAAGTCAGAAACGAGTGCAAAGCAGCTGTGTAACAATTCAGTAAGGGTGTAACGTTTGACCaatggatcagtccatcattccagtccaatgtgtggacagactttgaataaagtcatgtgaccatccagtgtctagaatgttccctttggattctttggatgtgggaaaacaacagtggagaactttaggaaactaacatgtgaagggatttgacattcattctagttgatttgtttgtttggacacatatttcatttaaacttgatgatctggaagaaatccaagaatctggaaaacttcactgttcagtcgcaggaatttctgtctgagtctcactgctggaagtttagATGAAGGTGAtgtggatccactttaggtcagagaatcggATCGTTAAAATaaatcgtcacacccctactaTTCAATGAACACAGAGGAAAAAGAGTGGGATTTAGGGTCATTTCATCAACAATGATCCCAACACAAGTGAGCAGAATTTGCCCATCTCCGTCTTCTTGCAAGTAACTGGCCCCAATTAGGTCAGACGCTGAAAGAACTAGCCTTTgaccaataataaaaaaaaagatgctacgATCTATGGAGCCGTTCTGCAGCTCTACAACACGTTTACACGATGTTAGCAGGGCACGGCTTAGCTGGCATGTCAAAAGTGCTCCCTCTGCCACAGCACGCCGGTATCTCTAACTGGGAAGACCCTTCTAGAGGAGGAGGTAGCACACCCTGGGCAAAGATCTGCTGCACATATTGCCTGGTGGGGGAGACAGAAACACGATGGTTATACAGAAAGTCTCAAAGTAACATACCTGGATTGTCTCTCATAACTCACCAGGCAGGGCGTGACATGACGTAGTGAATGTCAGGCCTTTGAAAGCCATTAAAGGTGGACGATGCAGCTACAGTGTAGGCCcccatgtttttaaaaacgaGCCAGTCACCAACTTGCATGTCCGGCAGACAACACTGCTCCACAATGCGGTCAAGGCCGTCACAGGTTGGGCCCCAGATACTGCAGGAGTACATGGTCTCATCTGGTTTAGGCTTCTGTCCAAAACAACAGAATGGAAGGGGGCAAAAATAAACTACTGAGTTCACGCGTGCACagccatgatttttttttggccttttcTAACCTTGTGCAGCACTGGATAACAGTGAGCATGGTCATAGAGAATGCAGTTAAAGGATCCATACACCCCATCATTGACGTAATACATCAGAGTCTTGTTGTCTTCCTCTGCAGAAGAGTTTATGGTTAGAGTTTAAggttaaaaagcatttccaaaataaaaaaagcttcagtCAACAATATTACCATCAATGGGAGCCTCTTCATCAATGATGACCTTCTTGGCGATAATATTTACAACCAGTGTGTACGCAGACGCCACATAGAACCGCCCGGGCTCGGCAATGATCCTCACACCAGAGTCAACGGGAAAATACTTGTCCAATGCGGGGTTTATCGTTGCTGTGAtctaaaagaagacaaaaaaatactgtttaatatTTACAACCACTCTTCCTTTTCAAATCCTAAAATTCTTATAGCTGTTTGATAAACTTTTGAGAATCTCATGGGGCTTCATACCTCTTCAAATGAAAGTTCAGTATCTTCTGAACCAGGGAAACCCCCTCCAATGTCTAGGAGATCCATTTGGAAGCCCAGCTCCTCCTGTGAGTTCAaagaatgcttttattttcacaacaCGTTCTAAGCTGTGTCTAGATGTCAGCAGTCCTTACTTACACCCATATCAAAGACACAGCGTGCGTCTGCTATGGCCTTGACGAAGGTCCCAGCATCAGTGCAGCCACTCCCAACATGGAAGCTGACGCCAACGACATCCAGCCCCAGCTCCTTGGCACGCTCCAGAAGGCCCCGACAAGCTTTTATCGGGGCCCCAAACTTTACGCTCAGACGACAAACCGCCTTCGAGTCATCTGTGGCAATACGCAACACCAGTCTGCaccaaaacaaatgtattattaGAAGGGCCGCAATGCAAAAGCGTAGCATTCATTTCTTAGAGGTAAAGAGCCTTACTTGGCATTGTCATGGTAACGAGCGACTTTCATGAGTTCCACTTCACTATCAAAAGTCATCATCTCCACTCCGTGGGCAGATGCATACTTCATCTGAGAAACTTGCTTACAAGGATTGGCATAGATGATTCTGTTTGGATGCACTCCCAAGGACTGAACAAGCTGAATCTCTGTctaaagcaggaaaacaaactgCATTGAAAACTCACTTCTACTACAGAGAAATTCTATATTAGACTTAATAAGGTTTCTTTAAAGACACACCTTGCTTGCACAATCAAAGCCAGTTCCAAGAGACGCGAGAGTCATGACAACAGCCCGGCTGTCGTTGCACTTGACGGCATAAAAAGGTGTAACACGGGGTAACGCCCTCGTCCAGCGGAGGTGTTTTTTCAAAACATCTCCCAAGTCACAGACGTAAAAAGCATCCCTGTCGTCCTGCAATATCCAAACGATACAGTTTTTTAGCTGTAGTGTAACTAAAACAACagccattttctttatctatcACCATTCCAGACAGCATATCACTTTGCCAATGATTGACAGCACAGGATGCTTACGGTCAGGGATGACTCATTGATCTTCTGCTCAACAATATCCCAAGCAGAAAACCCTTCCTCAAGGAAAGAAAATTCAAGTGTGGGCACTTCAGTGTTCATGGTAACGTGTGACCTAAACAGAAATGAGAGGCTGTCATCATATACAGACAGGTTGCACAAGACCAAAGTTCCaaatgaacaagaaaaaaacaaaaaacttaccTGGATACAAGAGACACAATTATTTGCTGTAGTTAATCAAGTCTTTGAGGCCAAGGTGGTTCACCGGTGAAGAAGTTAAAGCCCTTTAAATAAGACTCAATGCTAGGGCCTGTAGAGGAGCCGCGGTACGATTTCCTACTGTGGAGATTCTGtcagaagaaaaataagtcaCTGAATCAGTGAATGAGCAGCAAGATGAGCCATTTTACATCTACAATACGCTGCACGTGTTCAGCTCAGACCCCTGAACCTCCTGTTCTGAGTTAGTCTCTAACTTTCAGCAAAGCTGCCATTTTTCCAAGAAAAGCCATGATAACGACACGAGGCCCAAACACGCCCACGAAAAACCGTTATCCAATCACAGACAGGGTCCGGCGTCATGGGAAGAGGATGAGCCAATCATTGTCCGAGCTTTTCGTGATGACGTCAACATACCGGTTCCGCCTGGACTGGTAAATGCATGTGCCAAGAGACGAgctcttttttccatttactaaaatatttgaataaaaccgGACTTAAAGCGtagaaacagaaatgtttaagATCAGAGTCGCTGACGACATCAAACCAAAGCCAGAGGCCTGCGCTCTCCTAGCTTTAGCAATGTTAGCAAAGAAAGCTAGTTAGCAAAGCCATGATGTAAAACAGCCACGTAACGCTTTTGTAACCGCGTCCTGCGGTTCAATTCCTAATGAGATCCACGTCTCTCTTAGCCTTAAACAGGCACGCGGGCCCGACCGGACATTAGCCTGGTTGTCGGTACTTTAACCGAAAAGAACATCGTTACAGGCGAATTTAAGCGTACATACATAAAAACTGCAGCCGATTCAACGGCTTGTTAAAAATTCTCCTTTACCTGAAAAAGCATTTACAAAGAGCATGTCCATGAGACCGAGGACCGGGCGTTAAAAAGAGTGGTATCCCCGCCGAAAAGAAGCGCGTTCTTCGCGACGCCTTTCTGCCGGCTGACTGCCTGGGAAACCCGGTAGCAGAAGCAGAACAGACTTTATAGGGCGGCCGTTACCATGGCAACGCAGCCAGCTCAAACCGGCCCACGCTATATTCAGAAACCAGTT is drawn from Oryzias latipes chromosome 22, ASM223467v1 and contains these coding sequences:
- the odc1 gene encoding ornithine decarboxylase gives rise to the protein MNTEVPTLEFSFLEEGFSAWDIVEQKINESSLTDDRDAFYVCDLGDVLKKHLRWTRALPRVTPFYAVKCNDSRAVVMTLASLGTGFDCASKTEIQLVQSLGVHPNRIIYANPCKQVSQMKYASAHGVEMMTFDSEVELMKVARYHDNAKLVLRIATDDSKAVCRLSVKFGAPIKACRGLLERAKELGLDVVGVSFHVGSGCTDAGTFVKAIADARCVFDMGEELGFQMDLLDIGGGFPGSEDTELSFEEITATINPALDKYFPVDSGVRIIAEPGRFYVASAYTLVVNIIAKKVIIDEEAPIDEEDNKTLMYYVNDGVYGSFNCILYDHAHCYPVLHKKPKPDETMYSCSIWGPTCDGLDRIVEQCCLPDMQVGDWLVFKNMGAYTVAASSTFNGFQRPDIHYVMSRPAWQYVQQIFAQGVLPPPLEGSSQLEIPACCGRGSTFDMPAKPCPANIV